Proteins encoded in a region of the Phoenix dactylifera cultivar Barhee BC4 chromosome 3, palm_55x_up_171113_PBpolish2nd_filt_p, whole genome shotgun sequence genome:
- the LOC103702845 gene encoding protein TONNEAU 1a-like → MDDYAREMMDLKTLVTRTLEKKGVLAKIRAELRASVFEAIEEEDQVLQNEEGVPPALLGSCNDPAKQLHASSSGRLLTALICEYLEWAQLGHTLKVYLPECNLPKDFWKAELRDFSSKNGYDMNRGGESGPLLLDVLEGYLKYENLSQARAAGRRIINMETDSVSNTEPRNTRRPSSSSVAGGLPPLGRPVPVSQSADRRLGSSASSIRKDEYNWRYDADELSEDVIRASNALENIQLDRKARNLTTSWRHAADDGIMEDDGKVDDR, encoded by the exons ATGGACGATTACGCGAGGGAGATGATGGACCTCAAGACCCTCGTTACTCGcactctggaaaagaaaggtgtGCTCGCCAAGATTAGG GCTGAGCTTAGGGCAAGTGTTTTTGAGGCAATAGAAGAAGAGGATCAGGTTCTTCAAAATGAAGAGGGCGTACCTCCTGCATTGCTCGGTAGCTGCAATGATCCTGCTAAGCAGCTGCATGCCTCTTCTTCAG GAAGGCTACTTACAGCATTAATAtgtgaatacttggagtgggcCCAGCTAGGCCACACACTTAAAGTTTACTTGCCTGAGTGTAATTTG CCAAAGGACTTTTGGAAAGCTGAACTGAGAGATTTCAGtagcaaaaatggttatgaCATGAATAGGGGTGGTGAAAGTGGTCCTTTACTTTTAGATGTTCTCGAAGGATATCTAAAATATGAG AACTTGTCTCAAGCAAGAGCGGCAGGAAGGAGAATAATCAATATGGAGACTGACTCTGTGTCAAACACAGAGCCCAGAAACACTCGGaggccatcatcatcatccgTTGCTGGAGGCTTACCTCCATTGGGAAG GCCAGTCCCGGTTTCCCAGTCAGCAG ACAGGAGATTAGGCTCCTCAGCTTCTAGCATCCGGAAGGATGAATACAATTGGAGATATGATGCTGATGAGCTTTCAGAAGATGTGATTCGAGCTTCAAATGCTTTAGAAAACATTCAGTTGGACAGAAAAGCACGGAACTTGACAACATCTTGGAG GCATGCTGCTGATGATGGTATCATGGAGGATGATGGCAAGGTGGATGATCGTTAG
- the LOC103702844 gene encoding WRKY transcription factor 44-like isoform X2 produces MLGEMRDEEKIVVAKPVASRPYPNLGSFSELLAGAMNASPATSFAEATAAIRPKTLRFKPSPNLASSSDSISKSAAWSLPDKASTTTSEAEYNTTILYKPVAKVVSRTTAALLANLGNSDAGHQRTTKAVLEQANRQFQYQPALDCHQDSPSHMEMDRIHEPSNSAPPNTEQDTRTQQPTTSGDRRSYDGYNWRKYGQKQVKGSEYPRSYYKCTHPSCPVKKKVERSLDGKIAEIVYRSEHNHPKPQPPKRLSSGSQGQAVASEGPGRESGNPLWNSHLVEGNVSDGRVENDNEISFPVASSFIGQAQFSHDPLLAASYNSATKNPDAAGGLSGASEVGSGTASLDNDKLNYKRRKNEDQVSGAGAATEGAAEPRSKTQTSIESDVSGDGFHWRKYGQKVVKGNPYPRSYYRCTSPKCNVRKYVEKASDESGSFVTTYEGKHNHEMPARKTNLGVSYPDAGGLNNSRHN; encoded by the exons ATGTTGGGGGAAATGCGAGATGAGGAGAAGATTGTTGTGGCTAAACCTGTGGCTTCTAGGCCTTACCCTAATCTCGGGTCCTTCTCAGAGCTCCTTGCTGGTGCCATGAATGCTTCTCCTGCGACTTCATTTGCCGAGGCCACAGCAGCCATCAGGCCAAAGACTCTGAGATTTAAACCCTCACCAAATCTTGCTTCATCTTCG GATAGCATATCTAAATCGGCAGCTTGGAGCTTACCTGATAAGGCATCAACTACAACTTCGGAAGCAGAGTATAATACTACTATCTTATACAAACCTGTCGCAAAAGTTGTTTCAAGGACTACTGCTGCTCTCTTGGCAAATCTG GGAAACTCTGACGCCGGTCATCAACGCACAACTAAAGCTGTTCTGGAGCAAGCAAATCGCCAATTCCAGTACCAGCCTGCTCTCGACTGTCATCAGGATTCACCTTCACACATGGAAATGGACCGCATTCATGAGCCTTCAAATTCTGCGCCTCCGAACACAGAACAAGATACAAGAACTCAACAACCAACGACTAGTGGAGATCGGCGTTCTTACGACGGGTATAACTGGAGAAAGTATGGGCAGAAGCAAGTGAAAGGAAGCGAATACCCAAGAAGTTACTATAAATGTACACATCCAAGTTGTCCTGTAAAGAAGAAGGTTGAGAGATCACTTGATGGGAAGATAGCTGAAATTGTCTACAGAAGCGAACACAATCATCCTAAGCCTCAGCCCCCCAAGCGACTCTCGTCGGGGTCACAAGGCCAAGCCGTTGCTTCTGAAGGGCCTGGGAGGGAGAGTGGCAATCCATTGTGGAACAGCCATCTTGTTGAGGGGAATGTATCTGATGGACGAGTGGAGAATGACAACGAAATAAGTTTTCCAGTTGCTTCCTCTTTTATTGGGCAGGCACAATTTTCTCATGATCCTCTTCTTGCTGCATCATATAATAGCGCTACCAAGAATCCTGATGCTGCTGGTGGACTGAGTGGGGCCTCTGAGGTTGGAAGTGGAACAGCTAGTTTAGACAATGACAAGCTTAATTATAAGAGAAG GAAGAATGAGGATCAAGTCAGTGGAGCAGGTGCAGCAACAGAAGGTGCTGCAGAGCCTCGTTCTAAAACGCAGACTTCCATAGAATCTGATGTCTCAGGGGATGGCTTTCATTGGCGAAAATATGGACAGAAAGTTGTGAAGGGAAATCCATATCCAAG AAGTTACTACAGATGCACCAGTCCCAAATGTAACGTGCGTAAGTATGTGGAGAAGGCATCAGATGAATCGGGATCTTTTGTTACAACATATGAGGGAAAGCATAATCACGAGATGCCAGCTAGAAAGACAAATCTAGGTGTTTCCTACCCTGATGCCGGAGGCCTTAACAACTCCAGGCACAACTAG
- the LOC103702847 gene encoding enoyl-[acyl-carrier-protein] reductase, mitochondrial yields MRCSENYVSIYLKLKGLATMQMLLLNLSDLAAKIDVKSLFRLLVLIPVARFPFWFSSLTHFAPFVIGVYPVRPQIPAIGGYEGVGEVHALGSAVNSLSVGDWVIPSPPSFGTWQTYIVKEESVWHKINKNVPMEYAATITVNPLTALRMLEDFVKLNSGESIVQNGATSIVGQCIIQLARIQGICSINIIRDRAGSEEVKEKLKRLGADEVYTESQLEVKNVKSLLGDLPEPLLGFNCVGGNAASLVLKFLRQGGTMVTYGGMSKKPITVPTSSFIFKDLSLRGFWLQKWMSSDKAKDCRAMIDYVLSLVQSGKLKYEMELVPFDHFNVALDKALGKLVSHPKQVIKF; encoded by the exons ATGCGGTGTTCTGAAAACTATGTATCGATTTATCTGAAG CTCAAAGGTTTAGCTACAATGCAAATGCTCTTACTGAACTTGTCCGATCTTGCTGCCAAAATTGATGTG AAATCTCTATTTAGACTTCTGGTGCTTATACCTGTAGCGAGATTTCCTTTCTGGTTCAGCTCGTTAACACATTTTGCTCCTTTTGTTATAGGTGTCTACCCCGTAAGGCCACAGATCCCTGCAATTGGAGGATATGAGGGGGTTGGGGAAGTTCATGCATTGGGATCTGCAGTGAATAGTCTCTCGGTGGGCGACTGGGTCATACCATCTCCTCCATCTTTTG GAACATGGCAAACATACATTGTAAAAGAAGAAAGTGTCTggcataaaattaataaaaatgttCCTATGGAGTATGCTGCTACAATTACTGTAAATCCTTTGACTGCGTTGCGCATGCTGGAAGACTTTGTCAAGCTGAACTCTG GTGAAAGTATTGTGCAAAATGGTGCTACTAGCATTGTGGGTCAGTGCATTATTCAGCTTGCAAGAATCCAGGGCATCTGCAGTATAAATATTATTAGAGACAG GGCTGGCTCAGAAGAAGTTAAAGAAAAACTTAAGAGACTTGGTGCAGACGAGGTGTATACTGAAAGCCAATTGGAAGTGAAGAATGTCAAGAGTCTCCTG GGAGATCTGCCAGAACCCCTCCTAGGATTCAACTGTGTTGGAGGAAATGCTGCTTCTTTGGTCCTCAAGTTCTTGAG GCAGGGAGGTACTATGGTAACTTATGGTGGCATGTCGAAGAAACCTATCACTGTACCCACTTCATCATTTATTTTCAAG GATCTCTCTTTGCGGGGGTTCTGGCTGCAGAAGTGGATGAGTTCAGATAAAGCAAAAGATTGTAGAGCAATGATAGACTACGTTTTGAGCTTGGTGCAAAGTGGAAAGTTAAAATATGA GATGGAATTGGTCCCATTCGATCATTTCAATGTGGCATTGGACAAGGCACTTGGGAAATTAGTCAGCCATCCCAAACAAGTTATCAAATTCTAA
- the LOC103702844 gene encoding WRKY transcription factor 44-like isoform X3, which produces MNASPATSFAEATAAIRPKTLRFKPSPNLASSSDSISKSAAWSLPDKASTTTSEAEYNTTILYKPVAKVVSRTTAALLANLGNSDAGHQRTTKAVLEQANRQFQYQPALDCHQDSPSHMEMDRIHEPSNSAPPNTEQDTRTQQPTTSGDRRSYDGYNWRKYGQKQVKGSEYPRSYYKCTHPSCPVKKKVERSLDGKIAEIVYRSEHNHPKPQPPKRLSSGSQGQAVASEGPGRESGNPLWNSHLVEGNVSDGRVENDNEISFPVASSFIGQAQFSHDPLLAASYNSATKNPDAAGGLSGASEVGSGTASLDNDKLNYKRRKNEDQVSGAGAATEGAAEPRSKTQTSIESDVSGDGFHWRKYGQKVVKGNPYPRSYYRCTSPKCNVRKYVEKASDESGSFVTTYEGKHNHEMPARKTNLGVSYPDAGGLNNSRHN; this is translated from the exons ATGAATGCTTCTCCTGCGACTTCATTTGCCGAGGCCACAGCAGCCATCAGGCCAAAGACTCTGAGATTTAAACCCTCACCAAATCTTGCTTCATCTTCG GATAGCATATCTAAATCGGCAGCTTGGAGCTTACCTGATAAGGCATCAACTACAACTTCGGAAGCAGAGTATAATACTACTATCTTATACAAACCTGTCGCAAAAGTTGTTTCAAGGACTACTGCTGCTCTCTTGGCAAATCTG GGAAACTCTGACGCCGGTCATCAACGCACAACTAAAGCTGTTCTGGAGCAAGCAAATCGCCAATTCCAGTACCAGCCTGCTCTCGACTGTCATCAGGATTCACCTTCACACATGGAAATGGACCGCATTCATGAGCCTTCAAATTCTGCGCCTCCGAACACAGAACAAGATACAAGAACTCAACAACCAACGACTAGTGGAGATCGGCGTTCTTACGACGGGTATAACTGGAGAAAGTATGGGCAGAAGCAAGTGAAAGGAAGCGAATACCCAAGAAGTTACTATAAATGTACACATCCAAGTTGTCCTGTAAAGAAGAAGGTTGAGAGATCACTTGATGGGAAGATAGCTGAAATTGTCTACAGAAGCGAACACAATCATCCTAAGCCTCAGCCCCCCAAGCGACTCTCGTCGGGGTCACAAGGCCAAGCCGTTGCTTCTGAAGGGCCTGGGAGGGAGAGTGGCAATCCATTGTGGAACAGCCATCTTGTTGAGGGGAATGTATCTGATGGACGAGTGGAGAATGACAACGAAATAAGTTTTCCAGTTGCTTCCTCTTTTATTGGGCAGGCACAATTTTCTCATGATCCTCTTCTTGCTGCATCATATAATAGCGCTACCAAGAATCCTGATGCTGCTGGTGGACTGAGTGGGGCCTCTGAGGTTGGAAGTGGAACAGCTAGTTTAGACAATGACAAGCTTAATTATAAGAGAAG GAAGAATGAGGATCAAGTCAGTGGAGCAGGTGCAGCAACAGAAGGTGCTGCAGAGCCTCGTTCTAAAACGCAGACTTCCATAGAATCTGATGTCTCAGGGGATGGCTTTCATTGGCGAAAATATGGACAGAAAGTTGTGAAGGGAAATCCATATCCAAG AAGTTACTACAGATGCACCAGTCCCAAATGTAACGTGCGTAAGTATGTGGAGAAGGCATCAGATGAATCGGGATCTTTTGTTACAACATATGAGGGAAAGCATAATCACGAGATGCCAGCTAGAAAGACAAATCTAGGTGTTTCCTACCCTGATGCCGGAGGCCTTAACAACTCCAGGCACAACTAG
- the LOC103702846 gene encoding leucine aminopeptidase, translating into MAPLDPHSCADASQPFATHVSLTLYLDFATSTILGSALLTLPSPHTGPLTLDTRSLSNLSALDPLSGSPLPFSLSPSNPDRILGQALTVSLSSHSSLLLTFSTTPASSALQWLSPAQTSSRSHPFVFTQCQSIHARSIFPCQDTPAARIRFSAKLNLPRPLSAVMAAAHLACRDPAPGDAGPACPDTLWCAQGRVVEEFAMNQPIPPYLFAFAAGDIGFRDVGPRTRVYAEGGTAVLDAAAREFAGTEEMIRVGEALFGPYEWERFDLLVLPPSFPYGGMENPRMVFLTPTVIKGDASGAQVVAHELAHSWTGNLITNKTNEDFWLNEGFTTYAERRIVEVVQGEERAALNSGIGWRGLNEEMERFKDNMEFTKLKPKLAGIDPDAVYSQVPYEKGFQFLLRIERQIGRPAFDEFLKKYISTFKFQSIDTETFLEFLKANVPGIENQIDLKLWVEGTGIPPDAMEPVSTIYTKIVLLAKDFNAGRMPREDEVADWHGQEWELYLENLPKAVEASQVAALDARYRLAESRDWEVKVAFLQLAISSGCKEYFGEVEKTLKQVGRMKYLRPLYTALVQGTGRDEEKMLAKRIYTEARDCYHPIAQGVVESILSKHS; encoded by the exons aTGGCTCCTTTGGACCCGCACTCGTGCGCCGACGCGAGCCAGCCATTCGCGACCCACGTCTCCCTCACCCTCTACCTGGATTTCGCGACGTCGACCATCCTGGGATCCGCCCTCCTCACCCTCCCCTCCCCCCACACCGGGCCCCTCACCCTCGACACCCGCTCCCTCTCAAACCTCTCCGCCCTCGACCCCCTCTCCGGCtcccccctccccttctccctctccccttccAACCCTGACCGCATCCTCGGCCAAGCCCTCAccgtctccctctcctcccattcctccctcctcctcaccTTCTCCACCACCCCCGCCTCCTCCGCCCTCCAGTGGCTCTCCCCCGCCCAGACGTCCTCCCGCTCCCACCCCTTCGTCTTCACCCAGTGCCAGTCCATCCACGCCCGCTCCATCTTCCCCTGCCAGGACACCCCCGCCGCTCGCATCCGCTTCTCCGCCAAACTCAACCTCCCGCGCCCCCTCTCTGCCGTCATGGCCGCCGCCCACCTCGCCTGCCGCGACCCCGCCCCTGGCGACGCCGGCCCCGCCTGCCCTGACACCCTCTGGTGCGCCCAAGGCCGGGTCGTCGAGGAGTTCGCCATGAACCAGCCCATTCCCCCCTACCTCTTCGCCTTCGCCGCCGGGGATATCGGCTTCCGGGACGTCGGCCCCAGGACCAGGGTCTACGCCGAGGGCGGTACCGCCGTGCTGGACGCCGCGGCCAGGGAGTTCGCCGGCACGGAGGAGATGATTCGGGTTGGGGAGGCGCTGTTCGGGCCCTACGAGTGGGAAAGATTCGACCTTCTGGTGCTCCCTCCCAGCTTCCCCTACGGCGGGATGGAGAACCCCAGGATGGTGTTCCTCACGCCCACCGTGATCAAGGGGGACGCCTCCGGGGCCCAGGTTGTGGCGCACGAGCTCGCCCACAGCTGGACGGGGAATCTCATCACCAATAAGACCAACGAGGATTTCTGGCTCAATGAG GGATTCACTACATATGCCGAGAGGAGAATTGTGGAGGTGGTGCAGGGAGAGGAGCGGGCAGCTCTAAACAGTGGAATCGGTTGGAGAGGTTTGAATGAGGAGATGGAGAGGTTCAAAGACAACATGGAGTTCACGAAGCTGAAGCCGAAACTTGCAGGAATCGACCCGGATGCTGTCTACTCTCAAGTGCCATATGAGAAAGGGTTCCAATTTCTCTTGCGCATAGAACGCCAG ATTGGTCGTCCAGCATTTGATGAGTTTCTGAAGAAATACATATCCACTTTTAAGTTCCAATCAATAGATACAGAGACATTTCTTGAATTTCTGAAGGCAAATGTGCCTGGAATAGAAAATCAAATTGATCTTAAGCTCTGGGTGGAGGGTACTGGGATCCCTCCGGATGCCATGGAGCCAGTGTCAACCATCTATACAAAGATTGTGTTGCTGGCAAAGGATTTTAATGCTGGAAGGATGCCGAGGGAGGACGAGGTGGCAGACTGGCATGGGCAGGAATGGGAACTTTACTTGGAGAATCTGCCCAAAGCTGTTGAAGCTTCTCAG GTAGCTGCTCTAGATGCACGTTATCGGCTAGCAGAATCCAGAGATTGGGAGGTGAAAGTCGCTTTCCTTCAATTGGCCATCTCATCTGGATGTAAAGAGTACTTTGGGGAGGTTGAGAAGACCTTAAAGCAAGTGGGAAGGATGAAGTACCTCCGCCCGCTGTATACTGCTTTGGTGCAAGGCACCGGAAGGGACGAAGAGAAGATGTTAGCCAAGAGAATCTACACAGAGGCTCGTGACTGTTATCATCCCATTGCTCAGGGTGTTGTGGAGTCCATCCTGTCTAAGCATAGCTAG
- the LOC103702844 gene encoding WRKY transcription factor 44-like isoform X1 has product MKEELPPGLQASSITKLMLGEMRDEEKIVVAKPVASRPYPNLGSFSELLAGAMNASPATSFAEATAAIRPKTLRFKPSPNLASSSDSISKSAAWSLPDKASTTTSEAEYNTTILYKPVAKVVSRTTAALLANLGNSDAGHQRTTKAVLEQANRQFQYQPALDCHQDSPSHMEMDRIHEPSNSAPPNTEQDTRTQQPTTSGDRRSYDGYNWRKYGQKQVKGSEYPRSYYKCTHPSCPVKKKVERSLDGKIAEIVYRSEHNHPKPQPPKRLSSGSQGQAVASEGPGRESGNPLWNSHLVEGNVSDGRVENDNEISFPVASSFIGQAQFSHDPLLAASYNSATKNPDAAGGLSGASEVGSGTASLDNDKLNYKRRKNEDQVSGAGAATEGAAEPRSKTQTSIESDVSGDGFHWRKYGQKVVKGNPYPRSYYRCTSPKCNVRKYVEKASDESGSFVTTYEGKHNHEMPARKTNLGVSYPDAGGLNNSRHN; this is encoded by the exons ATGAAAGAGGAGTTGCCGCCTGGTCTGCAAGCTTCTAG TATTACCAAGTTGATGTTGGGGGAAATGCGAGATGAGGAGAAGATTGTTGTGGCTAAACCTGTGGCTTCTAGGCCTTACCCTAATCTCGGGTCCTTCTCAGAGCTCCTTGCTGGTGCCATGAATGCTTCTCCTGCGACTTCATTTGCCGAGGCCACAGCAGCCATCAGGCCAAAGACTCTGAGATTTAAACCCTCACCAAATCTTGCTTCATCTTCG GATAGCATATCTAAATCGGCAGCTTGGAGCTTACCTGATAAGGCATCAACTACAACTTCGGAAGCAGAGTATAATACTACTATCTTATACAAACCTGTCGCAAAAGTTGTTTCAAGGACTACTGCTGCTCTCTTGGCAAATCTG GGAAACTCTGACGCCGGTCATCAACGCACAACTAAAGCTGTTCTGGAGCAAGCAAATCGCCAATTCCAGTACCAGCCTGCTCTCGACTGTCATCAGGATTCACCTTCACACATGGAAATGGACCGCATTCATGAGCCTTCAAATTCTGCGCCTCCGAACACAGAACAAGATACAAGAACTCAACAACCAACGACTAGTGGAGATCGGCGTTCTTACGACGGGTATAACTGGAGAAAGTATGGGCAGAAGCAAGTGAAAGGAAGCGAATACCCAAGAAGTTACTATAAATGTACACATCCAAGTTGTCCTGTAAAGAAGAAGGTTGAGAGATCACTTGATGGGAAGATAGCTGAAATTGTCTACAGAAGCGAACACAATCATCCTAAGCCTCAGCCCCCCAAGCGACTCTCGTCGGGGTCACAAGGCCAAGCCGTTGCTTCTGAAGGGCCTGGGAGGGAGAGTGGCAATCCATTGTGGAACAGCCATCTTGTTGAGGGGAATGTATCTGATGGACGAGTGGAGAATGACAACGAAATAAGTTTTCCAGTTGCTTCCTCTTTTATTGGGCAGGCACAATTTTCTCATGATCCTCTTCTTGCTGCATCATATAATAGCGCTACCAAGAATCCTGATGCTGCTGGTGGACTGAGTGGGGCCTCTGAGGTTGGAAGTGGAACAGCTAGTTTAGACAATGACAAGCTTAATTATAAGAGAAG GAAGAATGAGGATCAAGTCAGTGGAGCAGGTGCAGCAACAGAAGGTGCTGCAGAGCCTCGTTCTAAAACGCAGACTTCCATAGAATCTGATGTCTCAGGGGATGGCTTTCATTGGCGAAAATATGGACAGAAAGTTGTGAAGGGAAATCCATATCCAAG AAGTTACTACAGATGCACCAGTCCCAAATGTAACGTGCGTAAGTATGTGGAGAAGGCATCAGATGAATCGGGATCTTTTGTTACAACATATGAGGGAAAGCATAATCACGAGATGCCAGCTAGAAAGACAAATCTAGGTGTTTCCTACCCTGATGCCGGAGGCCTTAACAACTCCAGGCACAACTAG